From Brassica rapa cultivar Chiifu-401-42 chromosome A06, CAAS_Brap_v3.01, whole genome shotgun sequence:
attataataaaaacatttacaaaGACCAATACAAAAGGCAAGAAGGAtctaaatcaatcaaagaaAGCTTAGATAAACAGATGACTAAGCCATGAAGGATAGCCAACAGCAATATAGGATTGAAACAGATCCTCCTTGATCACACTTCTAGCTATGAGTTTAGCTCCCTTGATGTCCTTATGAGAGTGAAATTGAGCTTTCCAGTCCACTATATCACGTAACCACACTGATAATTTGGTGGAGTAAAACTTGAGTGAAGGCCAGGCTGAGGATTTGTTGATTGCATTAATCATATCATGGTCATCAGAAGCAAAAATGATAGCATTGAAGTGTAGAGTCTTCATACATTCTAATGCCCAATTCCAACTTTCGAAAGAAGCTTCAAGTTTGCTCGAAATTCCAACAAAAGATCTTCTACCATTCATTAGCACTTTGCCTTCACTGTTCCGCAATATCCAAGAAGCACCACTTTGATGATTATTGTTGTTCCAATCAGAAGCGATATCACACTTAAGCCAAGAGATTGGTGGAGGTTTCCATCCGAATATGATCCTCTTTTTTCTTTCCAAATCAATAGCTTTTTCTTGTTTATCAGCATTCTTGATCAGATACCAATGATCTACTTCATCATCAATCAATCTAATAAGAGAAGGACCTAAAGCGATTTTACCTTCAAAAAGAAAGGAGTTTCGATTTTTCCAAATAGACCAGATAAGCCAAGGTCCCTTTCTTCTTATTTGTTCTGGAACAAGTGTATTGATCCTTGTCTTTAAAACATAGAAGATGTTGGAATAGACAGAGGAAGGATCAAACCCATGAGGAGGATGAGGGAAGTTGCTGTTTGCCCAAGTTTGTCTTGCAATGGTGCAGGTAAAGAGGACATGATTTATAGATTCTCCCTCCAATCCACATATCTGACAACGAGTATCAATCTTCATACCTCGCTCTATAAGCTTGTCTGAAACTGGTAAGGCTCCACTGATAACTTTCCACAGGAAGATTTTGATTTTAGGAGCAGTATCAAGTGACCAAATACGATCCTTTATACCATTCAAGGATGGTAGCAAACCTCCTGATACAAAAGCTTCTTTGTTTGCTTCCTTTTCAGCAAACCAGTAACCAGACCTAACTGTATAATCCCCTGAGCGAGAGTGATTCCAGATGTAGAAATCTGGCGATGAAATAACAGGTTTGATCTTGAGAATGATCTCTATATCTTGAGGATAAAAATTATCTTCCAGCGCTGAGATGTTCCAGTTATGAGAGTTAGGCAGTAACAGATCACATACTCTGAGGTTGAGATCAACGAGGATATTCTTCATGAGCGGTATACGCATTCTATCACCATCCACCAGCCATGGAGAGGACCAAACCGATAAAGAACATCCATCTCCCACCATATGCCTCAGCCCCTTAACTAGAAGCTCTCTCCCATATAGAATACTTCTCCAAGCATAAGAGGGCCTAGATCCTAAAGGAGCTGATAAAAAGGATTTATTGGGAAAATATCTGCTCTTTAGAAACCTACCTAGAagggaagagagagaagagagaattcTCCAAGCTTGTTTGGCTAAGAGAGATTGATTAAAGATTTCTATATCTTTAAACCTCATTCCTCCACGATCTTTAGGGACACACAACTTATCCCAACTAAGCCAATGAATTTTCCCTTTATCTTCCTGAGAGCATCACCAAAACGTTGCCATAGCCGCAATCAAATTCTTGCAAGTTGTTTTAGGAAGTCGAAAACAACTCATTGCATGAATAGGCATTGCTAAAGCTACcgattttaatataatttcctTCCCTGCCTGAGAAAGAAATTTTGTGTACCAACCAGACATCCTACCCTTCATCTTGTCCTGAATGTAATTGAGGAGTTCAACCTTAGAACCACTAAAACATTCAGGAAGGCCTAAGTATGTACCAGCACCTCCTTCAGAGAAGATCCCCAACTGAGCTTGTATCTCCTCTTTCAAGTTAATATCAATGTTCTTTCCAAAAGTGAGAGAGGATTTCTCCAGGTTTATGATCTGTCCTGTAGCTACTTCATATTTGTTGAAGATCTCTTGAAAGACACGACATTGAAGCAAGTCAGCCTTGAAGAGAAACAGACTGTCGTCtgcaaaaaacaaaattgatttCTAACCAAATTTTGAAATGAAATTAAGTAGATAATATTGATTTCGACATAATGAAGAATCTAACATTTACACCCAATATTAACCGGTTATATCCTTTCTATTTACAGTTATTCGGTAAACATAACATATCACACATAATATACGGTGAAGAGTGACTTAAAGCTATGTCATATGAAAGAAAAGAGACATCCACGTTATACGTTTATTGACCACATAAATATGCACGTAGTATTTTATTCCATGTTACTAAAATAGTATAGAAGAACGCAACAATATTCACAATCCTTAGATACTAAACACTACCCacaatttataaatatgaaactctaaatcctaagtactaaattcaaattattaaattttaaacccaaatataaattataaacccaaaaataaattctaaacccaaatagaattgGAACAAAATACATAACATATTACATATTAGTGAAATTATGAAACATATATGATTTCATAGAATAAGTTACTATTGACCCCAATCATACCCTTCACCTACTAAATACTAAATCCAAAATCCTAATAAACCCAAATAAAAACCGTAAAACCaaatagaatagaacaaaaTACATAGCATAGTACATATATACTGGTAAAATTATGAAACATATATTATTGAATGGAATAAGTTAATGTTGACCCCAACCAGACCCCTCACCTACTAAATACTAAAACGAaaaccctaatcactaaacccaaatataaaccaactctaatcactaaacccttaCCCAAATATAAATCCTAACTCAAATATAACCCTAACCCCAAatagaatgaaacaaaataaataacatagtatatactggtgaaattatgaaatgtctATAATTGCATGAAAGAAATTAATGTTACCCCAACAATAGCCCTTCATCTCCTAaataataaaccctaaactataatcactaaaccctagcctaaatataaaatctaaacccaaatatcaaaatataaaaagtacATTATATTATGTGATATTAGACTATATTATATTTGATTGTTACTAAAAAGTGctttattttgtttagaaatatagtttttaattttttaaagttcttgttacataatatgtaaaaatctCACTACGGATTAAAGTAGTGCggtaaattatgtttttttcgtTGCTATAGAACCCAATTTTCCAAGAAAAAagtcaacaaaaaaaagaaaaaaataagaaagttCACAAAGTGATACACAACACTATTTATTAACGCCTTATGATCGCATTCTCATTAATTCATCGTCTTCCAACAAGTCGCAGAGCTCATAACCTAAACCCAAAGATTCTTTTGTCGAACAAAACTCTTTCAAGATCTTCAACCATGGCGGCGAGTAATCATTTTTACTACGATTTACGTAGTGTCGTGTTGTTGGTAGATTCGAAATCGAAGATTGGGGATCGATTTCGCGATTTCAATCGTTGTTAGGATTTCTTTGATCAGATTAAAGTAGTGCCGTTGTCGGATTAAAGTAGTGAATTTTTATCTACGATTTACCTAAACAAAATAAAGCACTTTTTAGTAAGAATCAAATGaaatagaatataataaaatagtatagtaGCAGAAAATATACATTTCATCTTCTCCGATCAACTTTTGTGCAGACACCACACGAGTCTTTGAAATTCTATTATCCACTACAACCCTTCACCATCAACATAGACAATAAAATATCATCAATAATCTCACAAATCTGAGAATGAAAAGAGGTTCGGATTGTTCCTTCTCCACTTCAACTGTAAAACGTCGTCTCACAAGCGTTTTCTAAGATGTGAAGACAATTAAGCCACAATTTACTTttacatataataattattaatttaaaaaaaatttctctgcAGGTTAAGCTGGCGGTTGCAAGAAGAGACAATActgtattattatatataaatgacGGTGTATATAGAAAAATTAGGGAAATTGGTTATTTggtgaattatattttttttccttgctATATAGCCCAATTTCCCTAAAAATAgccattttaaatatttacacattctcttcttttttttacacATTATCTGTCTatactaattaaattttaattctaACTCATTAATATTGGTTTAATTGGAAAAGTGTGTATTCTAAAACATTTACAGTTTCTAATTTGAGAAATTGGGGGTTATagacatgaaaaaaaaagataattcacTGTATAGCACTTTTACCTAACAGATGTATAGACGACGTCAATAATACATAATAATACTATTCTGCCCTTTCTCTTTCACAGGCTAACCtgctacaattaaaaaaaaaattataactctTACTGTCCAAAGTAAATCGTGTATTCTCCCATTCCACACACCTTCTCCTTCTCGCTTTCTTCGTCGGTTCTCTCTGGAATTCCAAACGACCCTGCCGCTTCTCTGCTCCTACGGTTCGCCTCTCACTGCAATCAACTTTTTATCTCCGTCATCTTCCCCTCTCATCGGCTTCGATTTTCCGGGCGTCGGTGGTTCGGTTTTACGCAACGGTTTCGGCGGAGGGGAGTAACACCGCAGACATCTCCAACTTCACAGAGTAGCGTTTTCTCAGAGCTTTGATAACAGCGTAAGTTCTTTGGCTTTCTGCTTCGTCTCTGTTTCTCTGCTTTGACAACAGCGTAAGTATTTGTATCCCATTAAACCATTCCATGTAGGATAGTAGCACTTGCGATAATGTTTGATTTGTCTCACTTTGTGTTTGGGTGTGGTTCCCAGACTGATGTCGTTAATCTAAGTTATGCTTGCTTTGGAGTTTCTGTCTTTGTGGTCCATTGTTCATAGTTTAGAAATATCGATTATTTTGTGgaacactaaacccaaaccacaTATATGTTACGTCTGTATCTGTATATTTAGCCTGATGAGTGGCATATTAACTGGAATAGTATGTTATTCATAATTATCCATTTCACATGGAATGGTACTTTCACATGATATGTTGTTCCATTCGGTTGTCGGTTCTTACTCTGTTTAGCTcattattcatttatatattgcaTATGACATTGTGAACCATCttcactctttgactctcttacTTTCCATTCTTCAGGTTTGTTATGGACGAGTTAGAGCTTCCAAGTAGATTGTTTGAGACAGGCTGCGAACTCAGTGGCAAGAAAATGGTTAACAACTATTTCAATCTCTGTTGGATTGAAGTGATAAATAGTGCATTAGAGGATGAGGACCTGACGATGTTGAGTGCTTCACAGTTTGGCCAAGTACTGAAGATGGAGTCCCATACCTTCTCGGTATGTTTCTTCATTACCTTCTTTCACGACAGTTGATCAATGAGAAGGACTTCAAATTTTGGTGGCTTTTCGTGGGGAAACCAATTCGGTATGCTATTCAAGACTTTGCACTTGTAACTGTCTCTATTTCTATTTGATTCAGTGTATATGAAATGGAATGGAAATGATCTTATTTGCAGTCCCTCTCTGTTTAAATTTGGAATTGGGTTGTGTAAATTTGTACGATTGGTGTTCATATATGAGGTATTTACTATGATTTAATTTCAGTAAAATTTGGGTTGTCTAGGGattatggtttatatttttctaactttGGTTTAGTATTTATTATCAATTGTTTGGTTACCATCCCATTTATCTTTGTATATCATGGTGCTCAATGCTTGATCTACTATACACATAGTACCATTTTAAATAGTACCGTTCCAATGGAATAAAAGTCTTCTCGTAACCCTATAACACACATTTCCCTTCTCGTAATAATTACCTTATACCCATTGTTTAAATTTACACGGTGAAAATATCTTGGTAATTCAGGAAGTGTACGTGGCATCCTCCTACTCTTTCATATGTAATAGCTGTCATCAACTTGTGTTAGGTGTTTAATGTCAAGTGTTGTTTTACCACTTCCCCATTAGATTTGTATCCAAGTAACATAGTATACGGTATATGGAatgaaacatttaaaataataaatacatagCACAATTATATGGAATAACATTCGCATGAGATTGTACCTACGTTTCCCACTGCAAATTCCATGTGGCTCATGAGGTTTATATTTCCATAAGATTTGGGTTCCCTATGTTTTggggtttatattttcttaacttgggtttagtgtttactaTCAAGTGTTCTATTACCAATTTTATTAGCTTTGTATTTCATGTTAATCATGGGGAATATAAATACATGTTCTCAATAGTATGACATGTAGATTTAATTTTACAAAGATTTGGGTTACCTATGTATTggggtttatattttcttaacttgggtttagtgtttactcTCAAATGTTATATTACCATTCTCATTAGCTTTGTATTTCATGTGGCTAATGAAGAATGTAAATACATGTCCCTTGTGGATTTAGTTTACCAATATAACATAGTACATAATATTTGCCTCTACAATCATAGACacttcaaaatttgaacaatatatatatgtactgtgCTATATCGTTTGTCACATTTTATATTCTATAGCTCATGTAGAATGAAAATGCATGTTACTTGggggtttagtttatgaaagattggggttgacattggattagggtttatatttccatatagggtttagtgattagtggcTAAGGTTTAGTTTATGGAAGATTGGAGTTGacattggattagggtttatatttttatgtagggtttagtgatAGTTGATAGGTTTAGTTTATGTACGATTGGAGTTGGCATTGGGGCAAGCATTACCACCTTCCATGAAGGCATGACCATATCAacatttgaaaaatatgttaagaTGATCTTTAGATTGCAAATACATTTTTACAATTTCTATTCTCTATGCCTCATGTAAAATAGTAATGCATTTTACTGGCTACCAGTACGTTGTGTTTGATCTGCTTCCAACTTCATAAATGATATGGTTATGTTACCATATGGAATAGTTCTACgatataaaaaatagtattcTCTATTATGTGTAGTACTACTTGTGAAATAGAAATTAAACTTTCTTTGCAGTGTTATGAAAGGAACATAAGATGGTAACTTATATTTTTGCAATATCTGACTTATTTTGGCAATATATGATTTCATTTTGGATAAAGTATTACATACTTTGCGTCTATCATGCATATTTCAACTGTCCAATGTAGATGCTCTTTCAATTGGAACTATATTTGTCTTTATATTATTCTATCTACAATATATAGTATGGAACTACAGTTTTTGGATTCTCCGTTTGTTTAACGTTGTCTTTTACACTTACTTATCATCAACTCCTCTCTCTGcattttttccttcttttgattttgaataTGGTTTATGCACGCGCTTTCAAAAGTGTTTCATTGTTATTAGAGAACAGAAAACCACCACGTTGTTTTCTCCATGTAAAAGAACTGGTAACCTGTTATATATAAGGCTATAACCGGCAGAAATCAAAGCAAAAAGTTAGTGACtgcattatgtcaaaatcatgtTTATTTCTTTGAGTTCTCGCTGAAATGTGGCTAGTAAGCCAATTAGCCCTTCTAATTTCTAtatactgaattttttttttttttttgaaactgataTACTGAAAACTTTAGTCTTTGAAAAAAGTTGGTTAAGAATTATAACAGAATTCTAACAGCCTCTCGACTTGTTCGACTTTTTCTTCCTTCAGTGAAAAGAATCTGTCCGACCATGTTGTTGTCTGAAAGAAATCTGCATATCTATCCAGATTCTGCTTTCATTCCAgaactttctttcttttgctcAGTCTGGTGCTTTACTCCAAGTCAAACCATTCACACCTTTTCATATCTCCGGCAACCCCCTTAACCACCAAGAACCTATATACTAGAACATAACGTAACCCCACCATCTGCCTAAAACTTTAGGCTTTGTTAGACACACTTGAAGCGTTATTAGGAATACTGGAAATAACAAGAATGATAATTTATTGCAGAAATATATGGTTTACATTACATTAACATACAAAGATCTCTCTCACTGTAAACTGATCCAAATCCATTTTTGCAGGCAGCCATTGGAAACCACTCATTCTTTTGCTCTATAAGGTCTTCACATCTGTATCTTCGATTGCTATTGTTTGAAACGTTTTAAGCATCTTCAGATTACGTAGATTCAACTAGAGGAAGTTGATACTCATCTGGCTTTAATGCCAAAGCGAAATCAGGAAGTGTTGGTGCCGTCTCCATTATTCTGTTCATCAGAGAGTATCAACTCATCAAAAGAAGAACTCAGTTTTATATGTCATTGCCGAAGAAACAAAGTCAGATAAAACTTACTTTTCATATGAGTATAGATCACGGTTGATCCTGACTTTACTCGAAGTATCTTTCGGGATTTTCTCTGTTAGATACTTCATTGTGCCGAAAAGCGGTGGTGTCCTGCAGAAAAACAAATAATGGATCTTCAAACGACTGCTAATGCTGTCACCAAATGAGCTCAGGAGAAAGAATATACCTTGAAGTAGGTGAAGAGGCGTTGAATGCTTCTGATGCTTTCTTACTTTCTTTGAAACATTCATCTGCAGCTTGTAATGCAGCAACTGCCATGCCATGTGATTTCTCTGTGTTTCCTTCATCAAGAATCAAACCGTGATAGTAGTAAGCCGCAGCCTGATCCAAAATATCCCAGAAGATCAAACATGACATTAGACAAATGCACCTTAACAAAGTAAGACTATATTATGTGTCTTATATAGACAGATGGACAGAACAATGCAGCTGGCTCAGTATATTAACTGAAAAGGACCAGACAGGTTTACAGAATGCAAGGAGTAAGACAATACCTTGGCTTCAACATACTTCCACTTAACGAAGAGTCTATGCTTCTCTCCCCAACCATTTGCCAATGGAAGATTCATTAAATTATCTTGTGCCTGTTTTAATGGCCACCGACAAGAAAATTGAAGCGTTAATGAAAGTTTAAGATGTTTCCAAGACGTGGAAGCCAACTTAAGACGGTCAAATCGGATAAGAGAAAGGAATTTACCTGCTGCCAATATTTAACCATTTCACATGCAAGTCTTCGTTTGACTGCAAGAGTGGCCTTAGAACTATCAATTGCCATGCCTAGTTGGATATCCACACCCTGAAGATCAGCAACTTGAAAGATGTTAGATCACGGTAAAAGGAAAGAAACCAAATCTAAGACACTTAACCATATCAGTTTCAAAGAGAGGTTTTACCTGGCCTAGTGCTTGCAAGCAAAGAGCCCGTAGAACTCCCTCCGCAAGGTCAACCGGTAAACTTCTCCTGCAGAAATACAAATACAAAGATTGTGCCATTAAGTTCAATTCAGAACTACCAACAATTAGAGTAAATTGACATTAGAAATTTTCCTTCTAGAAACCTTTGCTCAGCAGAAAACTGAGGGAGAACATTCTTAACAGCACATTCAAGATATCCAGCTGCCTTTAAGAAGATATCGATCGAAGCTCGTCTGTTTTCTGTAGTCAACGAAACAACAACGAGACTGTTCAGTGTCAGGGACCTTACCAGCACATTtagttaacatttttttttaaaacatcaaaTTGTATGAGAACTCTCCTCAGGCAAGCAAAGAAGCCTAACCTTCTGATACTTTCGGATGGTTGTGGCCATCACTAAACCCTCTAGGCAGAAGCAGCAAATTGGCTTGTGACATTTGTAGCATTGCCATTAGATGCAAAACAGACAAAACTTCATACCAAATGTTTGACATTGCTGTTTCCTGATTTCAAGTATATATGTAAAGAGTCATCAGTACAATAAGATGAACACTATGATGAAAACTGCTCTGGTAATTATTTACTAacctcttcttcatcctcctGGTTTACCCAAATAAAATGTACTTTAAACTGTAGATGGCTACCTGAAGAAACATCACAAACACTGTATGGTCAGAATAAATCTCTAAAACCAAACAGATCTTTCAACCTATAAAAACACATAATAGGATATTACCGTCTTTAGTTAGTTCCAACAGAACAGGAAGATAGTCTACCAAAGCTTGATGAAGATCTGAGAGCGTGGAACCTCCTGCCAAGAAACAATTTCCTCCTTAGAGACGTAAACAGTAGAAAGCAGAACAAAGATACAAAACTAACAAAAGATCTCCTCAGACATAAATATATACCATGTTGTGTCTTTCTTCTAGTTCTTGTTATTGTAGGACCTTCTTGATTAGCCATCACTACTATACGCGTTCTTAAAGCTGTCAAGCGTTCCACTAGAGTCTTTGGCAACTGATCACCAACTGCTTGTGAAAACTCAACAGGTCTCGGTATCCTTAGACCGGGTACATATACTGAAACCTCACCGATGCTTGTTGGCTTTCTTCTGTTCCCACCAGTGTCTTTCGGCGTTGATGCAAAGCATCCCATTTTTTTCTAACAAAGCTTTATAGAAAATCTAcaaaacaggaaaaaaaaaaacaaatctaacaCTATAAGTCCcaatttttgataaaagaacAATCAGTGACGAAGAAATGATCAAAGctagaagaagagagaagaatgaTTCAAAGGAGAAAACTTGGTAATATTAATggccaaccaaaaaaaaacagctcAACTCCTTCCTCCTCCACTAGATTCATAAGGATAAAGTTAACACACAGCTCACGAGCTATCTGCCATTACTTGCTCATTCAACGTGACAACGTGACTAGAACTCtacacgattttttttttataacaataaTCTACTTTACGACCGAGGAAAGTCCAACCAGAAACAAACAAGCAAACGAAGTTGTAagaatatttaccaaaaaaacaagTAAAAGAGGCTAGTTTTCTCACCTTAACCTTAATCAGATGATTGGCTAATAAGCTATCCAATGCAACTGGGTTTCTGCAATAAAGGAGAAGCATGTGAGGCACGGATAAAGCATGAAACTTTAAAGAGCTCCTCTCCACTAAGAGGGATGTTGAAagcaaaaaatcaaaatcttggaATCAGATAAGAAACGAAAAGACCCATTAGAAAAAAACGAGGACTTGTAAAGGCTGCTGAGCAACTTGACTTGAAAAGAGAAGACTTTGAGTAAAGGGTCACCAAGACTTATTGCTATAAAGAAATGAATCATAGAAAGTGATGTTTCATCGGAGCCCCAAAGATTATAAAACTTCCAATTTTGTGAAAAGAGGAAAACCCACCAGCTCTAGAAAgctttaaaccctaaattcacCGATTGAATCGTTCAAAATCGTGTCCGATAGAAAGGAAAAGGAAGTCAACCGACACAGAatctgaaaaacaaatattaacaaGCAGATTCTtaccaaatatatattaaaaacagcTCCTTTATATAGCTGGATTGAAAGGAAAATATATCACCACAGATGATTAGTAGTCAGAAGTCGAAGAGAGTGGTTCTTTAAAAGAATGGTACCATGGAACGAaggaaggaagaagatgaatttCAACGCTAGAAGAAAATAATGCCCTCCCTAGTAAACCTCACTAGTCACTGTATAGCTAGCTAACTACCAaaaaggacaaaaaaaaaatctgcaatATAATAACGTTACTTTGATATTTCTTAATGACATGTAAATTTTACAATCATTAGTCTATCATAATAAGTTAACCAGCATAGCATCACAGTATTAGCTTATGTACTGTgaagaaaacttatttatatagaaTCCTATGCAACTACGAACTTATGCCATATCTTAAAGCAAAGTAGCAAACTTATGATTAGTGCTACACCatttatttataaaccaaaatttaaatgatattatctTCCAGGTGTGTAATGCCTTTGTGGATATGACTAATGttcaattatttaaattttcggaCGTGTTGGCATCATTAGCTGTCCATCGGCCTCATCATCTCAGAACGTTGTAGATTTGCTCTCAAAGACGCAgctttatattttgttttctataaaacATTCTTAGTCTTATtcgttattttcaaatacatttATGCATATCATGAACGCCATTATAACGTTTGCTATTATATTCGGTACTAGTTAATACAATGAATACGATTGTATACATGAACC
This genomic window contains:
- the LOC103872572 gene encoding uncharacterized protein LOC103872572 isoform X1, which produces MGCFASTPKDTGGNRRKPTSIGEVSVYVPGLRIPRPVEFSQAVGDQLPKTLVERLTALRTRIVVMANQEGPTITRTRRKTQHGGSTLSDLHQALVDYLPVLLELTKDGSHLQFKVHFIWVNQEDEEEETAMSNIWYEVLSVLHLMAMLQMSQANLLLLPRGFSDGHNHPKVSEENRRASIDIFLKAAGYLECAVKNVLPQFSAEQRRSLPVDLAEGVLRALCLQALGQGVDIQLGMAIDSSKATLAVKRRLACEMVKYWQQAQDNLMNLPLANGWGEKHRLFVKWKYVEAKAAAYYYHGLILDEGNTEKSHGMAVAALQAADECFKESKKASEAFNASSPTSRTPPLFGTMKYLTEKIPKDTSSKVRINRDLYSYEKIMETAPTLPDFALALKPDEYQLPLVEST
- the LOC103872572 gene encoding uncharacterized protein LOC103872572 isoform X2, producing the protein MGCFASTPKDTGGNRRKPTSIGEVSVYVPGLRIPRPVEFSQAVGDQLPKTLVERLTALRTRIVVMANQEGPTITRTRRKTQHGSTLSDLHQALVDYLPVLLELTKDGSHLQFKVHFIWVNQEDEEEETAMSNIWYEVLSVLHLMAMLQMSQANLLLLPRGFSDGHNHPKVSEENRRASIDIFLKAAGYLECAVKNVLPQFSAEQRRSLPVDLAEGVLRALCLQALGQGVDIQLGMAIDSSKATLAVKRRLACEMVKYWQQAQDNLMNLPLANGWGEKHRLFVKWKYVEAKAAAYYYHGLILDEGNTEKSHGMAVAALQAADECFKESKKASEAFNASSPTSRTPPLFGTMKYLTEKIPKDTSSKVRINRDLYSYEKIMETAPTLPDFALALKPDEYQLPLVEST